The Girardinichthys multiradiatus isolate DD_20200921_A chromosome 24, DD_fGirMul_XY1, whole genome shotgun sequence genome has a window encoding:
- the calcrlb gene encoding calcitonin gene-related peptide type 1 receptor isoform X2 codes for MLNRIATAQFQCFQRIVTESHRKMKTAGPVCNTTWDGWLCWEDTEPGVKQQSCPDYWHDFDTQAMAVKVCTESGEWGRNPVSNRTWTDFNSCKHNVTTWTSAAMTHFYLVMIGHGLSLISLLISLGIFFYFKTLSCERITLHKNLFLSFVLNSVITVTWFCVNKENSLSSQGSCKLLAFIQMYTMGCNYFWMLCEGIYLHTLIVVAVFAEKQHLMWYYLLGWGFPLVPAVIYSIARTCYYNDKCWFSSATSLLYIIHGPICAALVVNFFFLLNIIRVIITKLRVTHQAESSLYMRAVRATLILIPLLGIQYVLLSYKPHDHWIYEIYLYIMNILMHYQGLLVSTIFCFFNGEVQTVLRRQWNLLRMQSAGTFANPEFFRSAYYVASSLTEVHRCYSIESHTEHINGKSYSDIFRSESPYV; via the exons ATGCTCAACCGGATTGCCACGGCCCagtttcagtgttttcagaGGATCGTAACAGAATCTCATCGCAAAATGAAAACCGCTG GACCAGTGTGCAACACAACATGGGATGGATGGCTGTGCTGGGAAGACACAGAACCTGGAGTGAAACAACAGAGTTGTCCAGACTACTGGCATGATTTTGACACACAAG caATGGCAGTAAAAGTGTGCACAGAGAGCGGCGAGTGGGGACGAAACCCAGTGAGCAATAGAACGTGGACAGACTTTAATAGCTGCAAACATAACGTTACGACCTGGACG tcTGCAGCAATGACCCACTTCTATTTGGTCATGATTGGTCATGGACTGTCCCTCATATCGCTCCTCATTTCATTAGGAATATTCTTCTATTTTAA AACTTTGAGCTGCGAGAGGATAACACTTCACAAAaatcttttcctttcatttgtcCTAAACTCAGTGATTACTGTGACATGGTTCTGTGTGAATAAGGAGAATTCGCTGAGTAGTCAG GGAAGCTGTAAGCTTCTCGCATTCATCCAAATGTACACAATGGGTTGTAACTACTTCTGGATGCTTTGTGAGGGCATCTACCTGCACACTCTGATTGTTGTGGCTGTGTTTGCAGAGAAACAGCATCTTATGTGGTATTATCTTTTAGGATGGG GTTTCCCTCTTGTGCCAGCTGTAATATATTCAATAGCACGTACATGCTACTACAATGACAA ATGCTGGTTCAGCTCGGCTACTTCCTTGCTGTACATAATTCATGGTCCCATCTGCGCTGCCTTAGTG GTGAATTTCTTCTTCCTTCTAAACATCATTCGGGTTATCATCACCAAACTGCGAGTGACACATCAGGCTGAATCCAGTCTCTATATGAGGGCCGTGAGGGCCACCCTCATCCTCATCCCCCTGCTGGGCATCCAGTACGTCCTGCTTTCGTACAAGCCCCATGATCACTGGATTTATGAGATCTATTTATACATCATGAACATCCTCATGCATTACCAG GGTCTTCTGGTTTCTACGATATTCTGCTTCTTCAATGGGGAG GTTCAGACTGTTCTCAGGAGACAATGGAATCTACTGCGGATGCAGTCTGCCGGTACTTTTGCCAACCCCGAGTTTTTCCGCTCAGCCTATTACGTGGCATCGTCGCTCACCGAAGTCCATCGCTGCTATAGTATCGAAAGCCACACCGAGCACATAAACGGCAAGAGCTACTCGGACATATTCAGATCAGAAAGCccttatgtgtaa
- the calcrlb gene encoding calcitonin gene-related peptide type 1 receptor isoform X1 codes for MDLSSIVSLLALFSLNKLLADAASEDDNKHRAHLSDPQWMLNRIATAQFQCFQRIVTESHRKMKTAGPVCNTTWDGWLCWEDTEPGVKQQSCPDYWHDFDTQAMAVKVCTESGEWGRNPVSNRTWTDFNSCKHNVTTWTSAAMTHFYLVMIGHGLSLISLLISLGIFFYFKTLSCERITLHKNLFLSFVLNSVITVTWFCVNKENSLSSQGSCKLLAFIQMYTMGCNYFWMLCEGIYLHTLIVVAVFAEKQHLMWYYLLGWGFPLVPAVIYSIARTCYYNDKCWFSSATSLLYIIHGPICAALVVNFFFLLNIIRVIITKLRVTHQAESSLYMRAVRATLILIPLLGIQYVLLSYKPHDHWIYEIYLYIMNILMHYQGLLVSTIFCFFNGEVQTVLRRQWNLLRMQSAGTFANPEFFRSAYYVASSLTEVHRCYSIESHTEHINGKSYSDIFRSESPYV; via the exons ATGGATCTCAGCAGCATTGTGTCTCTGCTGGCGCTCTTCTCTCTCAACAAG CTTTTGGCGGACGCAGCATCCGAGGATGACAACAAGCACCGGGCTCACCTTAGCGATCCCCAGTGGATGCTCAACCGGATTGCCACGGCCCagtttcagtgttttcagaGGATCGTAACAGAATCTCATCGCAAAATGAAAACCGCTG GACCAGTGTGCAACACAACATGGGATGGATGGCTGTGCTGGGAAGACACAGAACCTGGAGTGAAACAACAGAGTTGTCCAGACTACTGGCATGATTTTGACACACAAG caATGGCAGTAAAAGTGTGCACAGAGAGCGGCGAGTGGGGACGAAACCCAGTGAGCAATAGAACGTGGACAGACTTTAATAGCTGCAAACATAACGTTACGACCTGGACG tcTGCAGCAATGACCCACTTCTATTTGGTCATGATTGGTCATGGACTGTCCCTCATATCGCTCCTCATTTCATTAGGAATATTCTTCTATTTTAA AACTTTGAGCTGCGAGAGGATAACACTTCACAAAaatcttttcctttcatttgtcCTAAACTCAGTGATTACTGTGACATGGTTCTGTGTGAATAAGGAGAATTCGCTGAGTAGTCAG GGAAGCTGTAAGCTTCTCGCATTCATCCAAATGTACACAATGGGTTGTAACTACTTCTGGATGCTTTGTGAGGGCATCTACCTGCACACTCTGATTGTTGTGGCTGTGTTTGCAGAGAAACAGCATCTTATGTGGTATTATCTTTTAGGATGGG GTTTCCCTCTTGTGCCAGCTGTAATATATTCAATAGCACGTACATGCTACTACAATGACAA ATGCTGGTTCAGCTCGGCTACTTCCTTGCTGTACATAATTCATGGTCCCATCTGCGCTGCCTTAGTG GTGAATTTCTTCTTCCTTCTAAACATCATTCGGGTTATCATCACCAAACTGCGAGTGACACATCAGGCTGAATCCAGTCTCTATATGAGGGCCGTGAGGGCCACCCTCATCCTCATCCCCCTGCTGGGCATCCAGTACGTCCTGCTTTCGTACAAGCCCCATGATCACTGGATTTATGAGATCTATTTATACATCATGAACATCCTCATGCATTACCAG GGTCTTCTGGTTTCTACGATATTCTGCTTCTTCAATGGGGAG GTTCAGACTGTTCTCAGGAGACAATGGAATCTACTGCGGATGCAGTCTGCCGGTACTTTTGCCAACCCCGAGTTTTTCCGCTCAGCCTATTACGTGGCATCGTCGCTCACCGAAGTCCATCGCTGCTATAGTATCGAAAGCCACACCGAGCACATAAACGGCAAGAGCTACTCGGACATATTCAGATCAGAAAGCccttatgtgtaa
- the zswim2 gene encoding E3 ubiquitin-protein ligase ZSWIM2 isoform X3 has translation MSRKTTWRNTASDAVSLHQDQALSTTMLLLRSFGPAAFLLREDGETRSFKVCLGEPHTCTCPAFTKEQQPCKHICWLFLRKFRLPREHEYAFQLGLSERQLLEVLQGLHLAEARRTELDASAAAGNPGRNVPGQEVGSVCRKVIQAQDVCPICQEGLLLKKQPVSYCRFSCGNSVHISCMKMWADHQRLSDSQEMLKCPLCREDFSSLKLLQEQVKNAAKLFTAAEREKPDRHLGVLCCSCRVCPITGTCFNTVAEFFADSVLEGLPAVKVRSGSLLLNEGMQCRICLESFRLGQQVRTLPCHHKFHMDCVDQILLRSNSCPLDGYVIFSQKTTDRNTSPKSICTKKQEIDLKDLFVPGIPLHAQSARPSPACGALNLEVLLDTLPFSHPIQKSCASSAKKTRDNKAARRTKVHLKDMNEVKAATLELRMTGVSINTQM, from the exons ATGTCCAGGAAAACCACCTGGAGGAACACGGCCAGTGACGCCGTGAGCCTCCATCAGGACCAAGCCCTCAGCACGACCATGTTACTGCTCAGGTCCTTTGGCCCGGCTGCGTTTCTGCTGAGAGAGGACGGAGAGACGCGGAGCTTTAAG GTGTGCCTGGGCGAGCCGCATACATGCACCTGTCCTGCGTTCACCAAGGAGCAGCAGCCGTGCAAACACATCTGCTG GCTTTTTCTGCGGAAGTTCAGGCTACCCAGAGAGCACGAGT ATGCATTTCAGCTCGGGTTATCGGAGCGACAGCTGTTGGAGGTGCTCCAGGGTTTACACCTGGCTGAAGCCCGCCGGACGGAGCTCGacgcctctgctgctgctgggaaCCCCGGCCGAAACGTTCCAGGCCAGGAGGTTGGAAGCGTCTGCCGGAAAGTGATTCAGGCCCAGGATGTGTGTCCGATCTGTCAGGAGGGGCTGCTGCTGAAAAAACAGCCTGTGTCTTACTGCAG GTTCAGCTGCGGTAACAGCGTGCACATCTCCTGCATGAAGATGTGGGCCGACCACCAGAGGCTGTCAGACAGTCAGGAGATGCTGAAGTGCCCCCTGTGCAGGGAGGACTTTAGTTCCCTGAAGCTGCTCCAGGAGCAGGTGAAGAATGCAGCCAAGCTCTTCACCGCTGCAGAAAGAGAGAAACCAGACAGACACCTGGGAGTGCTCTGCTGCAGCTGCCGAGTCTGCCCCATCACTGGGACCTGTTTCAA CACTGTTGCAGAGTTTTTTGCAGACAGCGTGTTAGAGGGTCTGCCAGCAGTCAAAGTGAGGTCAGGCTCTCTGCTGCTGAATGAGGGGATGCAGTGTCGGATCTGCCTGGAGAGTTTTAGACTGGGTCAACAGGTCCGAACTTTGCCCTGTCATCACAAG TTTCACATGGACTGCGTGGACCAGATCCTCCTGAGGTCAAACTCATGTCCCTTGGATGGATATGTCATATTCAGCCAGAAGACAACTGATAGGAACACATCTCCTAAGTCCATCTGTACCAAGAAGCAGGAAATTGACTTAAAGGACCTGTTTGTTCCTGGGATACCATTGCACGCTCAAAGTGCTAGACCCTCTCCTGCATGTGGAGCTCTTAACTTGGAGGTACTACTGGATACCTTGCCTTTTAGTCATCCAATACAGAAGTCTTGCGCAAGTTCCGCCAAAAAGACACGAGACAACAAGGCTGCAAGGCGAACTAAAGTGCACCTGAAAGACATGAACGAGGTAAAAGCAGCCACCTTGGAGCTGAGGATGACTGGAGTTTCAATAAACACTCAAATGTAA
- the zswim2 gene encoding E3 ubiquitin-protein ligase ZSWIM2 isoform X1, whose amino-acid sequence MSRKTTWRNTASDAVSLHQDQALSTTMLLLRSFGPAAFLLREDGETRSFKVCLGEPHTCTCPAFTKEQQPCKHICWLFLRKFRLPREHEYAFQLGLSERQLLEVLQGLHLAEARRTELDASAAAGNPGRNVPGQEVGSVCRKVIQAQDVCPICQEGLLLKKQPVSYCRFSCGNSVHISCMKMWADHQRLSDSQEMLKCPLCREDFSSLKLLQEQVKNAAKLFTAAEREKPDRHLGVLCCSCRVCPITGTCFKCTICSSLYLCENCTRKGCHSQHPLALRATRKEKWILVAAGSTGDPKPQDESTVAEFFADSVLEGLPAVKVRSGSLLLNEGMQCRICLESFRLGQQVRTLPCHHKFHMDCVDQILLRSNSCPLDGYVIFSQKTTDRNTSPKSICTKKQEIDLKDLFVPGIPLHAQSARPSPACGALNLEVLLDTLPFSHPIQKSCASSAKKTRDNKAARRTKVHLKDMNEVKAATLELRMTGVSINTQM is encoded by the exons ATGTCCAGGAAAACCACCTGGAGGAACACGGCCAGTGACGCCGTGAGCCTCCATCAGGACCAAGCCCTCAGCACGACCATGTTACTGCTCAGGTCCTTTGGCCCGGCTGCGTTTCTGCTGAGAGAGGACGGAGAGACGCGGAGCTTTAAG GTGTGCCTGGGCGAGCCGCATACATGCACCTGTCCTGCGTTCACCAAGGAGCAGCAGCCGTGCAAACACATCTGCTG GCTTTTTCTGCGGAAGTTCAGGCTACCCAGAGAGCACGAGT ATGCATTTCAGCTCGGGTTATCGGAGCGACAGCTGTTGGAGGTGCTCCAGGGTTTACACCTGGCTGAAGCCCGCCGGACGGAGCTCGacgcctctgctgctgctgggaaCCCCGGCCGAAACGTTCCAGGCCAGGAGGTTGGAAGCGTCTGCCGGAAAGTGATTCAGGCCCAGGATGTGTGTCCGATCTGTCAGGAGGGGCTGCTGCTGAAAAAACAGCCTGTGTCTTACTGCAG GTTCAGCTGCGGTAACAGCGTGCACATCTCCTGCATGAAGATGTGGGCCGACCACCAGAGGCTGTCAGACAGTCAGGAGATGCTGAAGTGCCCCCTGTGCAGGGAGGACTTTAGTTCCCTGAAGCTGCTCCAGGAGCAGGTGAAGAATGCAGCCAAGCTCTTCACCGCTGCAGAAAGAGAGAAACCAGACAGACACCTGGGAGTGCTCTGCTGCAGCTGCCGAGTCTGCCCCATCACTGGGACCTGTTTCAA ATGCACCATCTGCAGTTCTTTGTATCTGTGTGAGAACTGCACGAGGAAAGGCTGCCACTCACAACATCCACTTGCTTTAAGAGCA acaagaaaagaaaagtggATTCTTGTGGCTGCAGGCTCCACCGGAGATCCAAAACCACAAGATGAAAG CACTGTTGCAGAGTTTTTTGCAGACAGCGTGTTAGAGGGTCTGCCAGCAGTCAAAGTGAGGTCAGGCTCTCTGCTGCTGAATGAGGGGATGCAGTGTCGGATCTGCCTGGAGAGTTTTAGACTGGGTCAACAGGTCCGAACTTTGCCCTGTCATCACAAG TTTCACATGGACTGCGTGGACCAGATCCTCCTGAGGTCAAACTCATGTCCCTTGGATGGATATGTCATATTCAGCCAGAAGACAACTGATAGGAACACATCTCCTAAGTCCATCTGTACCAAGAAGCAGGAAATTGACTTAAAGGACCTGTTTGTTCCTGGGATACCATTGCACGCTCAAAGTGCTAGACCCTCTCCTGCATGTGGAGCTCTTAACTTGGAGGTACTACTGGATACCTTGCCTTTTAGTCATCCAATACAGAAGTCTTGCGCAAGTTCCGCCAAAAAGACACGAGACAACAAGGCTGCAAGGCGAACTAAAGTGCACCTGAAAGACATGAACGAGGTAAAAGCAGCCACCTTGGAGCTGAGGATGACTGGAGTTTCAATAAACACTCAAATGTAA
- the zswim2 gene encoding E3 ubiquitin-protein ligase ZSWIM2 isoform X2: MHLSCVHQGAAAVQTHLLAFSAEVQATQRARVTDHLSHCFLILCSPQFQPSCVKFVDSLKAVTHPAVYPAVDTFVKNTPAADAFQLGLSERQLLEVLQGLHLAEARRTELDASAAAGNPGRNVPGQEVGSVCRKVIQAQDVCPICQEGLLLKKQPVSYCRFSCGNSVHISCMKMWADHQRLSDSQEMLKCPLCREDFSSLKLLQEQVKNAAKLFTAAEREKPDRHLGVLCCSCRVCPITGTCFKCTICSSLYLCENCTRKGCHSQHPLALRATRKEKWILVAAGSTGDPKPQDESTVAEFFADSVLEGLPAVKVRSGSLLLNEGMQCRICLESFRLGQQVRTLPCHHKFHMDCVDQILLRSNSCPLDGYVIFSQKTTDRNTSPKSICTKKQEIDLKDLFVPGIPLHAQSARPSPACGALNLEVLLDTLPFSHPIQKSCASSAKKTRDNKAARRTKVHLKDMNEVKAATLELRMTGVSINTQM, from the exons ATGCACCTGTCCTGCGTTCACCAAGGAGCAGCAGCCGTGCAAACACATCTGCTG GCTTTTTCTGCGGAAGTTCAGGCTACCCAGAGAGCACGAGT AACTGACCACTTGAGTCACTGCTTTTTAATTCTGTGCAGCCCTCAGTTTCAGCCCAGTTGTGTAAAGTTTGTTGACAGTTTGAAAGCAGTGACCCATCCCGCTGTGTATCCTGCCGTCGACACGTTTGTTAAAAATACTCCTGCCGCAGATGCATTTCAGCTCGGGTTATCGGAGCGACAGCTGTTGGAGGTGCTCCAGGGTTTACACCTGGCTGAAGCCCGCCGGACGGAGCTCGacgcctctgctgctgctgggaaCCCCGGCCGAAACGTTCCAGGCCAGGAGGTTGGAAGCGTCTGCCGGAAAGTGATTCAGGCCCAGGATGTGTGTCCGATCTGTCAGGAGGGGCTGCTGCTGAAAAAACAGCCTGTGTCTTACTGCAG GTTCAGCTGCGGTAACAGCGTGCACATCTCCTGCATGAAGATGTGGGCCGACCACCAGAGGCTGTCAGACAGTCAGGAGATGCTGAAGTGCCCCCTGTGCAGGGAGGACTTTAGTTCCCTGAAGCTGCTCCAGGAGCAGGTGAAGAATGCAGCCAAGCTCTTCACCGCTGCAGAAAGAGAGAAACCAGACAGACACCTGGGAGTGCTCTGCTGCAGCTGCCGAGTCTGCCCCATCACTGGGACCTGTTTCAA ATGCACCATCTGCAGTTCTTTGTATCTGTGTGAGAACTGCACGAGGAAAGGCTGCCACTCACAACATCCACTTGCTTTAAGAGCA acaagaaaagaaaagtggATTCTTGTGGCTGCAGGCTCCACCGGAGATCCAAAACCACAAGATGAAAG CACTGTTGCAGAGTTTTTTGCAGACAGCGTGTTAGAGGGTCTGCCAGCAGTCAAAGTGAGGTCAGGCTCTCTGCTGCTGAATGAGGGGATGCAGTGTCGGATCTGCCTGGAGAGTTTTAGACTGGGTCAACAGGTCCGAACTTTGCCCTGTCATCACAAG TTTCACATGGACTGCGTGGACCAGATCCTCCTGAGGTCAAACTCATGTCCCTTGGATGGATATGTCATATTCAGCCAGAAGACAACTGATAGGAACACATCTCCTAAGTCCATCTGTACCAAGAAGCAGGAAATTGACTTAAAGGACCTGTTTGTTCCTGGGATACCATTGCACGCTCAAAGTGCTAGACCCTCTCCTGCATGTGGAGCTCTTAACTTGGAGGTACTACTGGATACCTTGCCTTTTAGTCATCCAATACAGAAGTCTTGCGCAAGTTCCGCCAAAAAGACACGAGACAACAAGGCTGCAAGGCGAACTAAAGTGCACCTGAAAGACATGAACGAGGTAAAAGCAGCCACCTTGGAGCTGAGGATGACTGGAGTTTCAATAAACACTCAAATGTAA